The Caldicellulosiruptor acetigenus DNA window TTTTAGCCTGTTATAAAATCTTCCAAAGGTGATGATGCCTGAGCATACTCATATTCTTTCAAAAGTCCAACCTCAAAAGCAAGTCTTCCTGCCTCAACAGCTTTAGAAAATGCTAAAGCCATTTTCACTGGGTCTGAAGATGTTGTAATTGCTGTGTTGATAAGCACAGCATCAGCTCCCATCTCCATAGCCTTTGCTGCATGAGATGGTCTTCCTATCCCTGCATCAATTATCACAGGGATTTTTATCTCGTTTATAATCGGTTTTAAAAGCACTTCACAACCTATACCTTTGTTTGTTCCAATTGGTGAGCCAAGCGGCATGACAGCTTCAACACCAATTTGCTCAAGCTCCTTTGCAAGGTTGAGGTCTGGGTATATATACGGGAAAACCTTGAACCCTTCTTTTACCAGAATCTCGCAGGCTTTCAAAGTCTCAATGCTGTCCGGGAAAAGATACTTTGTATCCTTTTCAATTTCAACCTTTACCCAGTTGGAATTTGTAAGCTCTCTTCCTATCATTGCAATCTTTACAGCCTCTTTGTGGTCCTGCGCACCTGAAGTGTTTACCATGATTATTGCATCTTTAGGGATATATTCCAACACGTTTTTGGTATGCTTGGTATTTGGACCAATTCGTCTGACAGCTACTGCAAAAACTTCTACTCCTGCCTCATAGTACATCTTTTCAATAAGTGAGTAGTCAGGAAGCTTTCCTGTTCCAACAAAAAGTCTTGATTTGAGGGTCTTGCCTCCTATCTCGAACATATCAATCGTCTCCTTTCTGCGTATAGTTTTTAAACTTGCAAAACTTGAAGCTTTTAACCACCGCCAACAAAGCTGACAATTTCAACATAATCTCCGTCTTTGAGCAAGAAATTTTCCCACATCTCTTTTTTCACAATTTCGCCATTGACTAAAACTGCACAGACTTGAGGATTTAAATTAAGACTTAGCAAAAGCTGAAGTATGCTTCCACAAAACTCCATCTCTTTGTCATTTACCCTTATCAAAGCTTTCACCTCCATTAAAACAAAAAGCTGCCTTTGCCGGCAGCTCTTTAAACTTTTTGTGTAAATTTTGGTCCATCTTTTATAAAACAAAAAGCCTTTAATGCCGGACTATTTTGCATTAAAGGCTTTTAAATCTTTGCTTTCCCTTCGCCGGCATTACCCGGATCAGGTTCAAAGGGTCAAGGCACAGGGATTTTTTTAGTGCCTACTCTCAGCCGAGCTTTACCCCGCTCAGCTCCCCCTTAAAACCAGATATTTAGTTTTTCATTTTTAGTATAGCACTTTGAAGCAGGTTGTGCAAGAGAAGTTGGATACCTTGTTGAACACCTGCCAAAAATTCTTTCGTTTTTGTCTCATCTAAAAGCCTTGCCACATTTGATACAAACTCACCCATTGTTCTCACCATATTATTGAAATTTTAATTTATTCTTCACTTTCATTAAAAAGTCTTATAATAAAATAGATCATACTTCCGAATATTATGAAAGCAAAGAAAAATACTAATAAAAGAAACATAACTTTGTTTAACTTTATCACTTTAAACGTATATAGCAAGATAATACTCAAGAAAATTTGACCCATCCAAGAAAGCAATATAAAAGAGCAGGTCATAATTTTTCTCATATTATAATTTAATTCGTATGAGTCTCCTTTTAAAGGCACACTAAGTTTCATCTTCCCTCTTATTGTTAGTTCAAAGAAAAGATAAAAAATAACCAAGATAACTAATTGGACAATGACAAGAGGTAAAGAAATTTTTATAAGCTCACTTTTATTAATAATTGCACTTAACTCAGAATTCAAGTTAAAATTAATTGAAAGTTTGTGGGGTAAAGTTTTATACTTTAAAAAACATATAAATACAATTACAATAATTAAAACAAGTTGTAAAAGAAAATATAACCTTGATGGATATTTTTCATTATTATACACTGTGAACCATACTCCCTAAATTACAAAATATCTTAACTTTCATAAGATAATTATATAATTTCCCAATATATAATGTCAAACTCCAATTTCTTAATAAATCATAACTTTCTGTTAAATCGAAAGATATTAATTCAGTTTCAAAAAATAAAAAGAGCAAAGCTTGCAGCCTTGCCCTTAAAAGTTTATTAAAATTCATCTTAAATTACTTATGTGCAGCAGTCCTAAAAGCCATTTGATAAAGCTCTTCTTTTCAGTCTTTTTTGTAGTAGTAGGAATTAATTGAGTTTTTGCTACATTCTTTTCTGTAACTTTAGCTCTTATTTCATCTGTTTTCAAAACAAATTTAACCTCTCCATCCATATCTTTTGAGATACCTGTAAATGCTTTGTACTCCTGCGATAAGTCTTTCATGGCTTCTAAAGTATCTTTTATATCTTCAATCTTATCAATAACCTCATTTGCCTTCGAATTCAGTTTTGCAATTCCTTCTTTCTGGAACTTCTCATAGCTGCTGCTAAAAGTTTTCAGCCCTTCTTGAATCTGTTTCGAACCAGTATATAGCTTTTCAGAAGCATCAGCTACAGTTTTTACTTCTGGCTTGATTGATACAATGTAGAAAGAGCATCTTTGACATCATCTAAGGAAACAACCTTATTCAGCTCCATTTCCCCTACTCATCTGTTTTTGAAGTCTTTCGGTGAGGGCTTTTGCTGCGTTGTAGCCCATCTTCTTTTGTCTGTTGTTCATTGCTGCAACCTCAACAATTATAGCAAGATTTCTACCGGGTCGTACAGGAATCACAACTGTTGGAACTTTTATCCCCAAAATCTCTATGTACTGGTCATGAAGACCAAGCCGTTCATATTCCTTGCCCTGTTTCCATGTTTCAAGCTGGATAACAAGGTCAATTCTTTCGGACTCTTTGACGCACCCAACACCAAACAGGTTTTTGACATCCAATATTCCAATCCCTCGAATTTCGATAAGATGCCTTATAATCTCGGGGGCTTCACCGACAAGTGTCTTTTCAGAAACCTTTCGAATCTCAACTGCATCGTCGGCAACAAGAATGTGCCCTCTTTTCACAAGCTCCAAAGCAGTTTCGCTCTTCCCAACCCCACTTTCGCCAAGCATCAAAACACCTTCACCATACACATTTACCAGCGTGCCATGGCGGGTTATCCTTGGTGCAAGTTCGTGTGTCAAAAAAGTGCTCAAATTTGTCATGAACCTTGTAGTAACCTCTTGAGTGCGAAGAAGAGGAACACCATACTTTTTGGAAAATTCTAAAAACTCCTCAAAAGGTTCCTGGTTTGAGGTAATTATCACACACGGGATATTTCGCTGAAAAAGTCTTTCAATTGCATTTCTTCGCTGCGAGGGTGTCATAGTCTTCAAATACGCCATCTCAGAGATTCCGATTATCTGAACCCTCTGCTCATCAAAATACTCAAAAAACCCCATAAGCTGCAAAGCGGGTCTATTTAAGTTCATATCCTTTATCTTTCTCTCTTCAATTCCACTGATTTCTGTCAAACACTCTAAATTTAGCTCTTTTATTATTTTGCCAACTGTCGTATAGAACAATTTGTACCCACACCTTTCTTTCTGCGTCAATTTATTTTTATACTCCAATCTTTTCTTTTATTTTCAAAGCTATATCATATGGAATATCAGCCACTTTTACAATCTCTTCAATGCTTGCCTTTCGCAAATTGTCAATTGACCCAAAAGTTCTAAAGAGCTTAAGTTTCCTCTTCTCTCCTATTCCCTCTATTTCATCTAAAATTGACTCATACAGATGCTTCTTTCTAACTTCTCTGTGAAACTTCACCGCAAACCTGTGCGTCTCTTCTTGAATAGCATATATAAGTTTATACACAAGCGGATACTCTTGAATACCTACTTCTTTACCATTGTAAATCAAGTCCCTTGTTTTGTGCCTATCATCCTTTACCATGCCAGCAACAGGAATAGAAAATCCCAAAGTGTTCAAAACCTCTAAAGCAGCATTGACCTGATTTTGCCCACCATCAATCAATATCAAATCAGGGATTCTCCCATGTTTTTCTAAGTTTGTCAACCTCCTTGTCAAAACCTCTTTGACGCTTCTTATATCATCTTGCCCTTCAAATCCTTTTATTTTGAACTTTCTGTAAAATTCTTTGTTGAATTTTCCATCCTCAAACACAACAAGGGTCCCTACATTATCAGCACCTGCAATGTTGGAAATGTCGTAGCTTTCTATCTTCTCAATTTCATTTTCAAGCCCAAGGATATTTTTAAGAGTTAAAAGCGCCTCAGCATAAACATCATCTACTCTTTGCCTGTTCGCAAGGGAAATCTCTGCATTCTTTTTTGCCATGTCAAGAAGCTGCTTTTTTTCACCCTGTTTTGGGGTAATCACCTTCACTTTAAATCCATAAAGTTTTTCAATCATCTTTTCAATATTGTCAGCATTTTCTATTCTGTGAGGAATTATGATTTCCTTTGGCAGCGATACAACATCAGAGTAGTACTGTTCTAAAAACCTCTCAAATGTGTCCTCCTCAGCTTTCAAAACAAACTCTTCCTTGTTTATAAGCTTGCCATTTCTGATAATCAGCACAACAATTGCAATGTGTGCGTCATCTTTTGCAAAGTTTATAACATCTTCGCTTCTGTCATCTGCATAAACGACTTTCTGTTTTGTAATTATTTGCTCAAGGCTTGAAAGCTTATTTTTTATCTCCTGCGCCTTTTCAAACATTAGATTTCCGGCATATTCAAACATCTTTGCTTTGAGCTCTTCAACAATCTCATCGCCTTTGCCGCTCAAAACCTTTACAGCTCTGTCAACAAGCTTTTGGTATTCTTCCTCAGATACATCTCCTTTGCACACACCAAGACACTTTTCTATATGAAAATTAAGGCAGGGCCTGCCCTTGCCAAGCTGGTCAGGAAACTTTTTCTTGCAAGTCCTGAGCATAAAAAGGCTTTTGAGTAGCTCCACCGTCTGCTTTACAGAATACCCACTGACATACGGACCAAAATAACGGCTGCCGTCCTTTTCAACCTTTCTTGTTGTCACAAGCCGTGGAAACATCTCGTTTGTTATCTTTATATATTGGTAGTTTTTGTCATCCCTGAGCAGAACATTGTATTTGGGCCTGTATTCTTTTATAAGGTTGCACTCTAAAATCAAAGCTTCTACCTCGTTGTCTGTCACAATATAGTCAAGGTCTTTTATTTTTTTTACCATGAGCTTTGTCTTTGGCGGCATGTCTGATGAGTTTTGAAAATACTGTCTGACCCTATTTCGCAGGTTTACAGCCTTGCCAACATATATAACATTTCCATTTTCATCTTTCATTATATAAACGCCCGGCGATGTTGGAAGATTAGAAAGCTTTTCCTCAAGCAGCATCGGTCATCTCCTCTTTTTTCTTCGCACCCAGTATTCTTTTATTGAGATTGAGGTTGAGACTGACTATTTTCTAAAATTTCCACTCTTATGTAAGTGGGGAAGACATCAAAATCTTCTATGTTTGAAGGCTTTTCAACCAACACCTGAAGGTCGTAACTTCCTTTGGTCAGATTTGAAACGTCCACATACGCCTTCAAAGAATTAAAATCTACAGAATTTTGCGCACTTTGGTAGTATTTGAGCTTCACTGTAGCTTTGTCAGGGCTGAGTTTTGCAACAAGCCCTGGTGATAGTCCTCTCACTTCAACAGGGATATTGATAGATTTCTCGACAACTGAATCTGTGTATATAGTGATTGTAACCTGTTTTACATTATCTAAAGACTTTATATTCTTTGGTAGACTGAAGTCAAACTGAAAAGTTGATTTATTTTCAAGCATCTTTGTATCAATAGTCCCCACAACAATCTCATTTATTGAGTTTATGTCTTCTTCTTTTCCTGCTATATTGATTGTAGAAGGTTTTAAAATTATCTTTGATATCACTTTGCTTGGTGGAAGACTACCTTTGAACTTGACACTCAAAGGTACCTGTTTTGTCTTGAGTATCTCCACATACACATCTATGCTCTTTTGGGACAGGTCAAAAAGCGATGTTATGTCTTTTCCCCTTGAATCTATTACCTTCACAGGTACAGACGCTTTGAACGACCTGTCGTTAAGACTTAAGTTCAGCTGAGCTACGCATTTCGAAATCTCTTTTATATCACTCTCAGCACCTTTTATGCTTATCACGTTAGGCTCTTCCTGATAATTATTTATAATGTAACCTTTCTTAGGATTTCCATTTATCTCAACCGAAACATCTTTCTGGATTGTCACAAGATTGTCAATAGACACTGTAACGTTTTTAGGATACACACTCTCTATGTTAATCCTGTGGTAAGGGTTCTGGATAGCTATTGGAAGTTTTACATCACCTGTCTGTCTTATATCAGAAAAGTCTACCGTTGCCTGGATATTCTTTTCATCTACTTTGCTAAGTTCATCCTGTGTACCGCTTATAACTATTCTCACTTCTTTGGCATCAGCTTCTGTCATCACAAGACCTTTTGACAAAGTTGCAATGTTGTATCTAATGGGAATAATTATCTCTCTTTTCTTTATAGGATTTATAATGCTATTTACATAGAACCACAGAACAATTGCAATCAAAATTGAAACAACTTTGAGCCAGAAATTGTCGTCTTTTGGTTTTTTTATTGCAATCTTTTTCAAACTCTAACGCCTCCACTTGAAAATACTTAGCCCATTTTTCTCTTTTTCTTGTTTCAAAGGCCTGAGAAGTATTTTTCTTAAAGCCTCAGGTCCTAAGTTTCTTGTAAGCCCACCATTGTACGCAACAGAAATAATACCTGTCTCTTCTGATACAACAATTGCTGTTGCATCAGAATTTTCGGAAATCCCAAGTGCTGCTCTGTGCCGTGTTCCAAGCTCTTTACTTATGTACCTGTTCTCAGATAGAGGCAAAAAACATGCAGCTGCTTTTATCTTCCCATCTCTTATAATCACTGCGCCATCATGAAGTGGGGTGTTTGGAATAAATATATTTATCAAAAGCTGGGATGAAATCTCTGAATCAATTATAATCCCTGTGTTGATAATATCCCCTATTTTGGTCTGACCTTCGACAACAATCAATGCACCAATTTTATTCTTGGAAAGATACATCACAGCTTTTATAATCTCTTCAACGCTGTTTTGCCACTTTATTACCATTTCCTCATCAGGGTCAAGCCACAAAAACTTGCCCCAGATTTTGCTTCTACCAATCTCCTCTAAAGCACGTCTTAGTTCTGGTTGGAAAACTATCAAAAGAGCCAGCACACCATACGATAGTGTATTTGTCAAAAGCCAGTTTATGACATTAAGACTCAGCCACTTGCTCACCTGTGTAATAACAATCAGCACCGCTATTCCTTTTATGAGCTGATACGCTCTTGTGTCTTTTATCCACACAATTATTTTGTATATCACAAACGACACAATTGCAATGTCAATAATATCAAACGGCGAAATTCTTATAAGCGTTACATTTCTCAAAAACTCCTGAAGATAAAAAGAAAAATCTTTCAGCAAACCTTTCTCCCCCACTATTTTTTAAATATTGCCAAGATACACATTCACAAGATACTTCTTAGCAACCTCTCTCAGTCTCATTAACGTTTCTTTTGGAGTTGGTGGAAGGGTCATCTTGTATCTTGGAAAATATCTTGTAAGGTGTAGCGGAATTCTATCATCAATTGAGGCAATCCACTTTGCAAGACTTTCTATTTCTTCATCCCTATCATTTAACGTTGGTATAATGAGTGTTGTTATTTCAATATGAATCTTTTTAGCGCAAATCTCAACAAACCTTTTTACCGTCTCTAAATCCCCGCTGCAAACCTTTTTATAAAACTCATCATTAAAAGCTTTCACATCAATGTTTGCTGCGTCAATCACTTCAAGAAGGTCATTGAGCGGTTCTTCATTCAAATACCCGTTTGTGACAAGCACAGTCTTTAGCCCTTCCTGTCTAAAAGCTTTTGCCACATCCATTACATATTCAAACCAGATGGTAGGTTCATTGTAAGTAAAAGCAATACCGATGCACTTGGGGTCTTTCTTGGCAAGAGCAATTAGCTTTTCAGTCTCAACCTCGAATACATTTGGAGTTAGCTGGGAAATCTCAAAGTTCTGGCAGTGAAGGCATCTAAACGAACACCCAAATGTCCCTATAGAGAGTATGCTTGACCCTGGATAAAAATGATAAAGAGGTTTTTTCTCTATAGGGTCAAATGCAATTGAAGAAATACAGCCATAGTTTAGCGAAAAAAGCCTGCCATCAACATTTTTTCTTACCCTGCAAAAACCAGTGCTGCCCTGTGGTAGAATGCATCCATGCGGACAGAGCTTGCATTTGACTTTTTTACCTTCAAGCTTTTCATAATATCTTGCCTCAACCATTCTACCCTCTTCCCTTACTTGTGTCTTTCAACTGTAAACCTTTCTATCTCAAAATCTTCACTTTCATAGTCAATTCCTGCTTTTCTGCAGGCGATTCTTAGCTGCTCTTCAACTGTGTCAACCCCTTCAAGGTCAGGAAGCAAAAGCCCTTGCCTTGTCCCTTTTCTCACAATAACCCCATATTTTTTAGGGTCAAGCTCATCAATTGAGCTTACCTTCTCAGGTGGACTTAGAATATCAACATCATACACTAAACTTTCAAGCTCATCTTCTCTGACCTCTTCAAACCTCGGGTCGTGAAACCCTGCTGCAACAGCATTTCTGATTATCTCTTTTGCGATATTCTCCTGTGTGGGGAAAATTGTGCCTATACAGCCTCTTAAATTCCCATCTTTTTTGATTGACACAAAAACTCCTGCTCTTTCTTTTAGCATCCTTTCTGTGACATAATCTGGTATGTGGTCTAAGTACCTGCGGTGTCTTACATAGTATTCTAAGCTTTCTCTTGCAAGTCTTATATATTCATCTTCATTTTCTCTTATCTTTTTAAGTCTCTCTTCTCTTTTTTTCACTATCTCATCAAGCAAAGAAGAATTTGCTTCCCCTTTCTGGTAAAAGGCAGCAACACAGTATCCAACACCAAATGGTCCTTCATAAGAATAAACCTTGGATTCTACTTCATACCCCTCAAATGCTCCAAGCAAAACCTTTATGGACCTAAAACCGCATTCTGCCGCCTTTTCTGAAAGCTCAGGGTCTATGCTATAGAGTGCTCGTACATTGCTACTTTGCAAAAGTTCAACCAAAAGTCTGTCAAACTCAGGTCCTTCTTTTGCAAACCCATAAGGTCCATCGTAAGAGAGTTTGTGCGAAAGGTCACCTGAAGCTACAATCAAGCCTCTTTTCCCTTGTTTTTCGATTGCTCTTTTGAGTATCATTCCATATTTATAAAGCTTTATATCATCAAGCATACAGTAAGATGTGTGAATAAGCTCAAATTCTTTATACTTTTTGGTGATAAAATAAAGCGGGACTAATGCTCCATGGTCAAGTTCTCGCGAAACTCCATATCTTTTTTGAATTTTGTCTGACACAAACCCAACTGTCAAACCTTCCTGGCTACACATCTTTGCTATGTCTTGAACTATCTCAAGGTTATTTTTAAACCTAAATTCAATTCCATATACACCCCATCTTGCAAGGCTTCCACTAATTTCTGGCTTGTCGTTCAAGAAAAAAGCATCCGAAAACACAGGTGCATGGGGTGATATTATGACTATGACCTCAGGTTTGTATTCAGCTATCTCATCTGCTACTTTTTCCAAAGCATCTAAGGTTGCCTGGCACTTTTTCTCCTCGCCTCTCCCAATCTCGGGAATCAAGACTGGTGGATGTGGCAGTAAATACCCTACCATTTTTGCCTGCCCCTTACTTTGATTTTTTTCAAGTTTTCATATATAATATTTTACCCTTTTTTTGTGCCTGCTTCTACTACTCAAATATTAAAAAGTTGTTACAAAACAAAAACGGTCGGCAAAATTTTACTCCCGACCGCATAAATAACTTAAATGAACTATTTTTTTGCTAAATTTCATTCAAGATACCTTTTAAATATTCAAACCCAAGCCTTAGTCCCTCTTTTACTTTTTCTTCAGTCCCCTCATACTCTGGGTCCTCGTGTTCTATGCTCACAACAAAGTTATACCCGTTTTGTTTTAGCTCTTTCAAAAATGCTTTCCAGTCAATCTCGCCACGACCTGGCATTCTGTACACCCAATATCCCATATCCCATTCATTTTTTCTTTGAATTTGGCTACCAAAAATAGAATATTTATTGAGCTTGTCTTTCAAAATCTGAGTATCCTTTGCATGGACATGGAATATTTTGTCTTTGAACTCTTTTATGACCGAAACAGGGTCAATCCCAAGCCAAATAAGGTGTGACGGGTCAAGGTTCAAACCAAAGTTGTCGTAAGGCAGCCTTGAAAACATCTCTTCCCAAAGTTCTGGTGAATATGAGATTGTACCCATCCATCCACCGTTTGGGTTCCAGCCCGGCATAGGGCAGTTTTCAATTATAATAGAAACTCCTTTTTCCTTTGCATACTCCAAAATCTCTTTAAAGACAATCTCAAACTCATCAAAGTTTTCCTTGATTGTCTTGTTATAGTTTCTCCCAACAAAGGTCCCAACATACTTGACGCCAAGAAGGTTTGCTGCATCAATCACCTTTTTTAAATGGTCATGGTAAGATTTTCTTATCACAAGGTCAGGGTGCAGGTTGTTGTCATAGTACGCAAGAGAAGAAATTTGCATATTGTTCTGCTCAAAAAGTTTTTTGATTCTTTCAGCTTGCTCTTCTGTAAGATTTGCAACATCCAAGTTTGTACCAGAGTAGTCTCTGGTATTTTTTACAGGCCAGCACGCAACCTCCAGCATCTCAAAACCAATGCTTTTTGCCCACACAACAAGATTTTCAAGGCTTTCTCTTGGAAGACAGGCTGTTAAAAATCCAAGTTTCATTACCGTCAGCTCCCCTTTCCATCTTTAGAATTTGGACCAATGCTTAATAATCAATCCTCACAATTCTGCCAGTCTTTGCTGACTCAAAACATGCAAATACAACCTTCATGGTCTTTAAACCTTCTTCCCCAGAAATTTTGGGTGGTGTGTTTGTCAAGATACAATCAATAAATTCGTCTACCACACCTGATTTTGTTTGTCTTTCGTTTGTCTGCATTGTATCAAGCTCAAAATATGCTTTTTGACCGTTTGCATATCTTATTATCATCGAAAATTTTGGGTCTGCGTAAAGTGTAATTGAACCCTTCTCACAGTAGATTACAGTGGAGTTATCTTCACTTCCCGGGTATGTCCATGAAGCTGTGAGCGTTCCAATCGCGCCGCTCTGTGTCTTTAAAATGCAGACTGCATTGTCGTCAACGTCAATTGGCTTACCATTTGGATACTTCTTGGAAAGAGTTGTAACAAACGCAGCTGCCTCAACAAACTCCTCACCAAGCAAAAATCTCATAAGGTCAATCTTATGAACTCCAAGGTCGCCCATAGCACCAAAACTTGCTGTTTCTTTGTGGAAAAACCATGTATCGGGCTTGTCTGAGCTCCAGCTCTCAGGTCCGCCATGACCAAAGGTAGTTTTAAAACTCAGCACTTTCCCAAGCTCACCGCTTTGTATTATCTCTTTTGCCTTTTTGTGGGCGCTATTAAACCTTTGGTTGTGAGCAATCATCAAAAACTTGCCCATCTCTTTTGCAGTCTCTACCATCATTCTGCATTCATCTTCTGTTGTTGCCATTGGCTTTTCGCAGAGAACATGAGCACCCTCTTTTAAAGCTTTTATGGTAGCATCAGCATGAAGATAATTTGGCGTTGCAACTATTACCGCATCAGGTTTTATTTCTTTGAGCATCTTTTCGTAATCATCATAGACATTTTCAACTTCAAACTTTTCTGCAATAGCTTTTGCATGTTCTAAATTCCTGTCACATACAGCAACAAGCTCAACATTGGGATTTTGCTTTGCCTCCGGAGCATGTCTGTGCTTTGTAATAGAACCACATCCGATTATTGCAAACCTTAGCTTTTTCAATTTAGCCTTCCCCCTTTATTGGTGTAATTGATTACATAAAATATTATATCTCATTGTGTAATCAATTACAATGGTTTTAAAATAAAAAAATAAACATCAAGCAGACTCTCGTGTTTTGAGCTCATGAGGAAGTATAATCTTTTGTTTTTTAAAAGTATCAGGACTTTCAAGCGTATCAATCAAAATCTGTGCAGCCTTTTCGCCTATTGAGTACATGGGCTGTGCAACAGTTGTGATTGAAGGCTCATACAACCTTGACATCATGATATTGTCAAAACCTGTCACAGAAAACTCATCAGGGATTTTAAGCCCCAGAGCTTTGGCAGCCTTTATCGCTCCAACTGCCATCAAATCTGAAGAGCAGGCAATTGCATCGTATTTTTTAAGACAACAAAGATTTTTTAGCTTCTCATAAAGCTCTGCCCAACCATAGCTGCATCTTATGACGTTCTCTTCTCTAAACTCCAATCCATTTTCTTCAAGAGCTTTTCTGTATCCTTCTTTCCTTTCAAACTCAGAAGGGATGTCTTCGTTTCCAATTGCGCATAGAATATTCTTCTTGCCTTTTTTTATAAGGTAGTCTACAACGTCATAAAACGCTCTTTTGTGGTCTATTGCTACATATGAAGTGTCCAAAAAAGGATAAAACTCACATGCTTGAACAATCCTTCTTGTGTCAAGCCCCTTGCAAAAATCAATCTCAATCTTTGCAGATGCAATTATCGCCCCATCAACCTGTTTTCTTTCTATAAGCTTTAAATACTCAGCTGCAATTTCAGGACTGTTTTGTGTTGTGCAGAGAAGTATACCATAACCATTCTTTCGCGCAGTATCCTCAATACCTTTAACAACACGTGCAAAGTAGTTATTAGCAATTGTAGGAAGTATAACTAATATCAGATTTGACTTGTCCTTGCGAAAATTTCTTGCAAGAAGGTTTGGTTTAAATCCCAGCTCTTCTATCGCCTTTAAAACCTTCTGACGCGTCTGTTCAGAGACCTTCTCTGAGTTATTGAGAACCCTTGAAACTGTTGCAACAGAGACACCAGCTCTTTTCGCAACATCTTTTACTGTTGGCATTTTACACCCCCAGATACTTTTACTTCTGCTTTTTATTTTATACCTTTGGCAAAATCCTTGCAACCTTTGTAATTATTTTGAATTATATCCGAACAATAGCGTCAAGTTACTGTCTTTCTTGGGCTCTTCTTATTCTTACCTTGAAGAAAATCAAAACTGTGCACAAAAGGGTAAAGATTGTAGCAAGCACAAAAGGCAAACTTTTCGAAAAGGTATAACACTGCCCGGCTATTGCACCAACCGGCATTGAAAAAAGAGAGATTAAAAACATTGTGATTGACAGAACATGCGCTCTTCTTTCATCATCAACAGAATTTGCCAAGATAGCATCAACAAATGAATAATACACTGCAGCTCCTATGCTGCCAAGCACTGTCACAACTATCA harbors:
- a CDS encoding thiazole synthase, which encodes MFEIGGKTLKSRLFVGTGKLPDYSLIEKMYYEAGVEVFAVAVRRIGPNTKHTKNVLEYIPKDAIIMVNTSGAQDHKEAVKIAMIGRELTNSNWVKVEIEKDTKYLFPDSIETLKACEILVKEGFKVFPYIYPDLNLAKELEQIGVEAVMPLGSPIGTNKGIGCEVLLKPIINEIKIPVIIDAGIGRPSHAAKAMEMGADAVLINTAITTSSDPVKMALAFSKAVEAGRLAFEVGLLKEYEYAQASSPLEDFITG
- the thiS gene encoding sulfur carrier protein ThiS, giving the protein MIRVNDKEMEFCGSILQLLLSLNLNPQVCAVLVNGEIVKKEMWENFLLKDGDYVEIVSFVGGG
- the hprK gene encoding HPr(Ser) kinase/phosphatase; amino-acid sequence: MFYTTVGKIIKELNLECLTEISGIEERKIKDMNLNRPALQLMGFFEYFDEQRVQIIGISEMAYLKTMTPSQRRNAIERLFQRNIPCVIITSNQEPFEEFLEFSKKYGVPLLRTQEVTTRFMTNLSTFLTHELAPRITRHGTLVNVYGEGVLMLGESGVGKSETALELVKRGHILVADDAVEIRKVSEKTLVGEAPEIIRHLIEIRGIGILDVKNLFGVGCVKESERIDLVIQLETWKQGKEYERLGLHDQYIEILGIKVPTVVIPVRPGRNLAIIVEVAAMNNRQKKMGYNAAKALTERLQKQMSRGNGAE
- the uvrC gene encoding excinuclease ABC subunit UvrC, which gives rise to MLLEEKLSNLPTSPGVYIMKDENGNVIYVGKAVNLRNRVRQYFQNSSDMPPKTKLMVKKIKDLDYIVTDNEVEALILECNLIKEYRPKYNVLLRDDKNYQYIKITNEMFPRLVTTRKVEKDGSRYFGPYVSGYSVKQTVELLKSLFMLRTCKKKFPDQLGKGRPCLNFHIEKCLGVCKGDVSEEEYQKLVDRAVKVLSGKGDEIVEELKAKMFEYAGNLMFEKAQEIKNKLSSLEQIITKQKVVYADDRSEDVINFAKDDAHIAIVVLIIRNGKLINKEEFVLKAEEDTFERFLEQYYSDVVSLPKEIIIPHRIENADNIEKMIEKLYGFKVKVITPKQGEKKQLLDMAKKNAEISLANRQRVDDVYAEALLTLKNILGLENEIEKIESYDISNIAGADNVGTLVVFEDGKFNKEFYRKFKIKGFEGQDDIRSVKEVLTRRLTNLEKHGRIPDLILIDGGQNQVNAALEVLNTLGFSIPVAGMVKDDRHKTRDLIYNGKEVGIQEYPLVYKLIYAIQEETHRFAVKFHREVRKKHLYESILDEIEGIGEKRKLKLFRTFGSIDNLRKASIEEIVKVADIPYDIALKIKEKIGV
- a CDS encoding YbbR-like domain-containing protein — its product is MKKIAIKKPKDDNFWLKVVSILIAIVLWFYVNSIINPIKKREIIIPIRYNIATLSKGLVMTEADAKEVRIVISGTQDELSKVDEKNIQATVDFSDIRQTGDVKLPIAIQNPYHRINIESVYPKNVTVSIDNLVTIQKDVSVEINGNPKKGYIINNYQEEPNVISIKGAESDIKEISKCVAQLNLSLNDRSFKASVPVKVIDSRGKDITSLFDLSQKSIDVYVEILKTKQVPLSVKFKGSLPPSKVISKIILKPSTINIAGKEEDINSINEIVVGTIDTKMLENKSTFQFDFSLPKNIKSLDNVKQVTITIYTDSVVEKSINIPVEVRGLSPGLVAKLSPDKATVKLKYYQSAQNSVDFNSLKAYVDVSNLTKGSYDLQVLVEKPSNIEDFDVFPTYIRVEILENSQSQPQSQ
- the cdaA gene encoding diadenylate cyclase CdaA — encoded protein: MLKDFSFYLQEFLRNVTLIRISPFDIIDIAIVSFVIYKIIVWIKDTRAYQLIKGIAVLIVITQVSKWLSLNVINWLLTNTLSYGVLALLIVFQPELRRALEEIGRSKIWGKFLWLDPDEEMVIKWQNSVEEIIKAVMYLSKNKIGALIVVEGQTKIGDIINTGIIIDSEISSQLLINIFIPNTPLHDGAVIIRDGKIKAAACFLPLSENRYISKELGTRHRAALGISENSDATAIVVSEETGIISVAYNGGLTRNLGPEALRKILLRPLKQEKEKNGLSIFKWRR
- the amrS gene encoding AmmeMemoRadiSam system radical SAM enzyme, translating into MVEARYYEKLEGKKVKCKLCPHGCILPQGSTGFCRVRKNVDGRLFSLNYGCISSIAFDPIEKKPLYHFYPGSSILSIGTFGCSFRCLHCQNFEISQLTPNVFEVETEKLIALAKKDPKCIGIAFTYNEPTIWFEYVMDVAKAFRQEGLKTVLVTNGYLNEEPLNDLLEVIDAANIDVKAFNDEFYKKVCSGDLETVKRFVEICAKKIHIEITTLIIPTLNDRDEEIESLAKWIASIDDRIPLHLTRYFPRYKMTLPPTPKETLMRLREVAKKYLVNVYLGNI